In Lycium ferocissimum isolate CSIRO_LF1 unplaced genomic scaffold, AGI_CSIRO_Lferr_CH_V1 ctg285, whole genome shotgun sequence, a single genomic region encodes these proteins:
- the LOC132043757 gene encoding protein CHUP1, chloroplastic-like, producing MMRDKRDIRPVILKFGVALALSLGGIIFTFFRSKRIKPSNSSTSSGGKKGELKNDDQTTPASRKSVFDVPERYEEISISKSIIESSKSGPSTICRSDGDRDGLLLPEFNELVKEFGFSPSKDVETPLQDADSLKEYKIVGRDDHEQEIKNMKTIVKTLKERERTLENQLLEYYGLKEQENAVMELQNRLKIHKMEAKHLGLKIESLKAEKIELEAQVADYAKVVSDLEAAKLKIKQLRKKLRLEADRHKEQILSLKERVLKLQNEEKNAVETESDVPLQLQKLNDLASEADELRKSNQSLRAENLTLAERLESVQTLATSVLGDDEVEALKEECQRLRKQNEDLLNEVEQLQADRCSDAEELVYLRWLNACLRYELRNYQPVQGKTTARDLSKTLSPKSEKKAKQLILEYANKEGQADKGIHIPDFDSELLSSQESYLSDSCEFDDTSIDNYSAHKADSSNKSKVFGKLMRLVRGKDHHRSQSSPEIVHSHSSSGYNSDTAVIDAGAIRLRSRSRTSSQGSSKQFIDFHSVYQGSRSDKGESRKNLTRMRRYSDVGSLDYISKRLADSPQEKRNDHDQENVQKSELMKYAEVLKGSRSKASVRKRAASISFF from the exons ATGATGAGAGACAAGAGAGACATAAGGCCTGTTATCTTGAAATTTGGGGTTGCTTTAGCTCTTTCTCTTGGTGGAATTATCTTTACCTTTTTCAGAAGCAAAAGAATCAAGCCCTCCAATTCCTCTACCAGTTCAG GTGGTAAAAAAGGTGAGCTCAAAAATGATGATCAGACAACACCTGCCTCGCGGAAATCAGTTTTCGATGTGCCAGAGAGATAT GAGGAGATCTCCATATCAAAAAGCATTATTGAGAGTTCTAAAAGTGGTCCATCTACAATTTGTAGGTCTGATGGAGATAGAGATGGGCTTCTTTTGCCGGAGTTCAATGAACTTGTAAAGGAATTCGGTTTTTCACCTAGTAAGGATGTCGAAACGCCACTGCAGGATGCAGATTCACTAAAAGAATACAAAATTGTTGGAAGGGATGACCATGAGCAAGAGATTAAGAACATGAAGACTATTGTTAAAACTCTTAAAGAAAGGGAGAGAACTCTTGAGAACCAACTGCTTGAGTATTATGGCCTCAAGGAGCAAGAAAATGCCGTCATGGAGCTTCAAAATCGTCTAAAGATACACAAGATGGAGGCCAAGCATTTGGGGTTAAAGATCGAGTCTTTGAAGGCAGAGAAGATTGAATTAGAGGCTCAAGTGGCTGATTATGCAAAGGTTGTGTCAGATCTTGAAGCTGCGAAATTGAAAATAAAGCAGCTAAGAAAGAAACTCAGGTTGGAAGCTGATCGTCACAAGGAACAGATTTTATCCCTTAAAGAAAGAGTTCTGAAGCTGCAGAACGAGGAAAAGAATGCTGTTGAAACTGAATCAGACGTTCCGTTACAGCTCCAAAAACTCAATGACTTGGCAAGCGAGGCTGATGAGTTGAGGAAATCTAACCAAAGCTTAAGAGCAGAAAACTTGACACTGGCTGAGAGACTAGAATCTGTTCAGACCCTTGCCACTTCTGTTCTTGGAGATGATGAA GTGGAAGCACTGAAAGAAGAATGTCAACGACTGAGAAAGCAAAATGAAGATTTATTAAATGAAGTTGAGCAGCTTCAAGCAGATCGCTGCAGTGATGCTGAGGAACTAGTCTATCTTCGATGGTTAAATGCTTGCTTGCGATATGAACTGAGGAACTATCAGCCTGTCCAAGGGAAAACAACTGCAAGGGACCTCAGTAAAACATTAAGCCCCAAGTCCGAAAAGAAAGCCAAGCAACTAATTCTTGAATATGCAAATAAAGAAGGCCAAGCGGATAAGGGGATCCACATTCCAGATTTTGATTCTGAATTGTTATCCTCCCAGGAATCCTATCTTTCAGACTCTTGTGAGTTTGATGATACTTCTATTGATAATTATTCAGCACATAAGGCTGACTCTTCAAACAAAAGTAAAGTCTTTGGTAAGCTTATGAGATTAGTACGGGGAAAGGACCATCATCGTAGTCAGAGTTCTCCTGAAATCGTTCACAGTCACAGTTCTTCTGGTTACAATTCAGATACAGCTGTTATAGATGCTGGAGCTATTAGGCTCCGTAGCAGATCAAGAACATCATCTCAGGGTTCATCCAAACAATTTATAGATTTCCATTCAGTTTATCAAGGTTCAAGGAGCGATAAAGGAGAAAGCAGAAAAAATTTGACACGTATGAGGAGATATAGTGATGTGGGCTCATTAGATTATATCTCTAAACGTCTTGCTGATTCAccccaagaaaaaagaaatgacCATGACCAAGAAAATGTGCAGAAATCTGAGTTAATGAAATATGCAGAAGTTTTGAAAGGTTCTCGCTCTAAAGCATCAGTTCGCAAGAGAGCAGCATCAATTAGTTTCTTCTGA
- the LOC132043810 gene encoding uncharacterized protein LOC132043810, with protein sequence MLSANKEPRRTPVTQIAPRPTSVRCDSTNFGSMQGGTATEASVQGSPKIQQQLAARKLVWSPEFEFDKEILQTIPLWVRYPKLPLSCWNPESLSQISSVLGNPLFADECTNKVERISFARVLVEIDITRELPKKITVLDLKGRTFAQRVDYDWEPLYCSQYLMVGHKCPNNEVAQPKPTKHKAAKMKQIWQNKDRADETEDSGSILVPKETNRSTEVVTPKINPPVRVDTNEQQEKSANTVPADEGPWQVVKHKSGTKNT encoded by the exons ATGCTCTCTGCGAATAAAGAGCCTCGTAGGACTCCGGTTACTCAAATTGCGCCGAGGCCAACTTCGGTGAGGTGCGATTCAACAAATTTCGGCTCTATGCAAGGTGGAACTGCTACAGAAGCCTCAGTGCAGGGGAGTCCAAAGATTCAACAGCAACTGGCAGCGAGGAAATTG GTGTGGTCACCGGAATTTGAGTTTGATAAAGAAATTTTACAAACAATTCCTTTATGGGTCAGGTATCCAAAATTGCCGTTAAGTTGTTGGAATCCTGAATCATTAAGCCAAATTAGTAGTGTGTTAGGAAATCCATTGTTTGCAGATGAATGCACCAACAAGGTGGAGAGGATTTCTTTTGCTCGGGTACTTGTGGAGATCGATATTACTAGAGAGTTGCCTAAGAAGATAACAGTATTGGACCTTAAGGGTCGTACATTTGCACAGAGGGTGGACTATGATTGGGAGCCCTTATATTGTTCTCAATACTTAATGGTGGGGCATAAGTGTCCAAATAATGAGGTTGCTCAGCCTAAACCAACCAAACATAAGGCTGCCAAAATGAAGCAGATATGGCAGAATAAGGATAGAGCAGATGAAACTGAAGATAGTGGTTCTATATTGGTCCCGAAAGAGACTAATAGATCTACAGAGGTGGTTACTCCAAAGATAAATCCTCCTGTTCGAGTAGACACTAATGAGCAACAGGAGAAGTCCGCTAATACTGTCCCGGCTGATGAGGGTCCATGGCAAGTAGTTAAGCACAAGTCTGGGACTAAAAATACTTAG